One segment of Salvelinus fontinalis isolate EN_2023a chromosome 12, ASM2944872v1, whole genome shotgun sequence DNA contains the following:
- the LOC129866613 gene encoding tyrosine-protein kinase CSK-like, whose amino-acid sequence MSEPQTPTWPQGTECVAKYNFKGTTEQDLPFNKGDVLTIIVVTKDPNWYKAKNTAGREGTIPANYVQKREGVKQGGKLSLMPWFHGKITREQAECLLIPPEMGLYLVRESTNYPGDYTLCVSCDGKVEHYRIVYKEGKLSIDEEAFFENLMQLVEHYTKDADGLCTKLIKPKLEEGTVAAQDEFSRSGWALNRKEINIHQSIGKGEFGDVKVGDYRGTKVAVKCIKHDATAQAFIAEASVMTQLRHNNLVQLLGVIVEEKGSLFIVTEYMAKGSLVDYLRSRGRTVLGGDSLLKFSVDVCEAMEYLEANNFVHRDLAARNVLVSDDNIAKVSDFGLTKEASSNQDTAKLPIKWTSPEALREKKFSTKSDVWSYGILLWEIYSFGRVPYPRIPLKDVVPRVEKGYKMDAPDGCPEVVYEVMKQCWTLDPLVRPCFRVLREKLQHILAKELYL is encoded by the exons ATGTCTGAACCCCAG ACACCAACATGGCCACAGGGCACAGAGTGTGTGGCCAAATACAACTTTAAGGGCACCACAGAGCAGGACCTGCCCTTCAACAAAGGAGATGTCTTAACCATAATCGTGGTGACTAAG GACCCTAACTGGTACAAAGCCAAGAACACAGCAGGTCGAGAAGGCACCATCCCAGCTAACTACGTCCAGAAGAGGGAAGGGGTGAAGCAAGGGGGCAAGCTGAGTCTAATGCC ATGGTTCCATGGTAAGATAACTAGGGAGCAGGCTGAGTGTCTCCTGATCCCCCCAGAGATGGGTCTGTACCTTGTGAGGGAGAGCACCAACTACCCCGGGGACTATACTCTGTGTGTGAGTTGCGACGGCAAGGTGGAGCACTACCGCATTGTCTACAAGGAGGGAAAGCTCAGCATCGACGAGGAGGCGTTCTTCGAGAACCTCATGCAGCTTGTTGAG cACTATACCAAAGATGCAGACGGTCTCTGCACCAAACTGATCAAGCCGAAGCTGGAGGAGGGTACTGTGGCAGCCCAGGATGAGTTCTCCAGGAGCGGCTGGGCTCTCAACAGGAAGGAAATCAATATCCACCAGTCCATAGGGAAAGGAGAGTTTGGAG ATGTGAAGGTGGGAGACTACAGAGGGACCAAAGTAGCGGTGAAGTGTATCAAACACGATGCTACAGCACAGGCCTTCATTGCTGAAGCTTCAGTCATGAC GCAACTGAGACACAATAACCTGGTCCAGTTGCTAGGTGTCATCGTTGAGGAGAAGGGAAGCCTGTTTATCGTCACTGAGTACATGGCCAAG GGCAGTCTAGTGGACTACCTACGCTCCAGAGGTCGGACAGTGCTGGGTGGGGATTCCCTACTCAAGTTCTCAGT tgACGTGTGTGAGGCCATGGAGTATCTGGAGGCCAATAACTTTGTCCACCGAGACCTGGCGGCCCGTAATGTTCTGGTGTCAGATGATAACATCGCCAAGGTCAGCGACTTCGGCCTGACCAAGGAGGCCTCGTCTAATCAGGACACAGCCAAACTGCCCATCAAGTGGACCTCACCAGAGGCCCTGAGGGAAAAG aaaTTCTCCACCAAGTCAGACGTGTGGAGCTATGGGATCTTGCTGTGGGAGATCTACTCCTTTGGACGAGTGCCTTACCCCAGAATT CCTCTAAAGGACGTGGTACCACGCGTGGAGAAGGGCTACAAAATGGATGCCCCAGACGGTTGTCCTGAGGTGGTGTATGAAGTCATGAAGCAGTGCTGGACCCTGGACCCGCTGGTGCGGCCATGCTTTAGAGTCCTCAGGGAGAAACTGCAGCATATCCTAGCCAAGGAGCTCTACCTGTGA
- the adal gene encoding adenosine deaminase-like protein: protein MEKEADLFYRQLPKVELHAHLNGSVSLSTIEKLVARKPHLNIEHGMTAIRSGQRRTLDECFQVFKVIHQLVDTEEDILMVAKDVIREFAADGVKYLELRSTPRKEKTTGMTKRRYVETVIEAIRQCKNEGVDIEVRFLVAVDRRNGAEVAMETVKLAEDFMLSTDGLVVGLDLSGDPTVGHGRDLLPALQKAKNCGLKLSLHLSEVPSQADESELLLNIPPDRIGHGTFLHPEVGGSQSLVDKVRKHNTPLELCLTSNVKGQTVSSYSQHHFLYWYQMGHPSVICTDDKGVFCTDLSKEYQLAASTFNLSQEDMWTLSQKAIDCTFAPDLKQQLHQKWLELRPTLFQL, encoded by the exons ATGGAGAAGGAGGCTGATTTATTCTACCGACAGCTGCCAAAAGTG GAGCTTCATGCCCATCTCAATGGCTCTGTCAGCTTATCAACCATCGAGAAACTCGTGGCTCGAAAGCCACATCTCAACATCGAACACGGCATGACTGCTATTCGCAGTGGTCAGCGGAGGACACTGGATGA GTGTTTCCAGGTCTTCAAAGTCATCCATCAGTTAGTAGATACAGAGGAGGACATTCTTATG GTTGCCAAAGATGTCATCAGGGAGTTCGCAGCTGATGGAGTAAAATATCTAGAACTGAGAAGTACCCCACGAAAGGAGAAGACCACAG GAATGACAAAGAGAAGGTATGTGGAAACCGTCATCGAGGCCATCCGTCAATGCAAAAATGAGGGAGTTGACATTGAAGTCAG GTTCCTGGTAGCTGTTGACCGTAGGAATGGGGCTGAGGTTGCTATGGAGACCGTTAAACTGGCAGAGGACTTCATGCTGTCTACCGATGGTCTGGTGGTGGGGCTGGACCTCAGTGGAGATCCTACG GTGGGCCATGGCAGAGATCTCCTTCCCGCCTTGCAAAAAGCCAAGAACTGTGGACTAAAACTCTCTCTACACCTGTCAGAG GTGCCATCTCAGGCAGACGAATCAGAGCTGCTGCTAAACATTCCACCTGACCGGATTGGTCATGGGACTTTCTTACACCCTGAAGTGGGCGGGTCACAAAGCCTGGTTGATAAAGTGCGGAAGCATAACACACCTCTGG AACTATGCCTAACCTCTAATGTCAAGGGTCAGACAGTGTCATCCTATTCTCAACATCACTTCCTGTACTGGTACCAAATGGGACACCCTAGTGTGATCTGT ACAGACGACAAGGGGGTGTTCTGCACGGACTTGTCCAAGGAGTACCAGTTGGCAGCCTCTACCTTCAACCTCAGTCAGGAGGACATGTGGACTCTGTCCCAGAAGGCGATAGACTGCACCTTCGCCCCAGACCTAAAGCAGCAGCTACACCAGAAGTGGCTGGAGCTACGGCCAACCCTGTTCCAGTTATGA